The following are from one region of the Leucobacter sp. Psy1 genome:
- a CDS encoding branched-chain amino acid ABC transporter permease has protein sequence MNGSALLQGALSGLAAGGVYAVFAVTLTLMSRLVRVVNFAQAATGMFAAFIAVWFASRLDMPIWLATIAGILVGALLSAAIGWIAATWLSEADLSTRSAMTVAPFLLLMSLSYIMFGNKPQPFSPIFNGAAFSVAGVVVSWVTVITVTLAVLVAASAAVLLRKTTIGTQLRALSDRPTTAELIGIASKPLSVGVWAVTGAVGAVTILIIAPTQSNDAVSLSMLIIPAAAAALLGGFKRLDLAVVGGLVLGVVNGVVAQINELALVRNFVPLLFIVILLLWSQRKEVWDAAR, from the coding sequence ATGAACGGCAGTGCACTGCTCCAGGGCGCCCTCTCCGGTCTCGCGGCCGGCGGCGTGTACGCCGTGTTCGCGGTAACCCTCACCCTCATGTCCCGCCTGGTGCGCGTAGTGAACTTCGCCCAGGCCGCGACCGGCATGTTCGCCGCATTCATCGCCGTGTGGTTCGCGAGCAGACTCGACATGCCGATCTGGCTGGCGACCATCGCCGGCATCCTGGTCGGCGCCCTCTTGAGCGCCGCAATCGGCTGGATCGCAGCCACGTGGTTGTCCGAGGCCGACCTGTCGACGCGCTCAGCGATGACCGTCGCGCCGTTCCTGCTCCTGATGTCACTCTCATACATCATGTTCGGCAACAAGCCTCAGCCGTTCTCCCCGATCTTCAACGGCGCGGCCTTCAGCGTCGCCGGAGTAGTGGTGAGCTGGGTGACGGTCATCACTGTGACCCTGGCAGTGCTCGTCGCCGCATCCGCCGCGGTCCTGCTGCGGAAGACGACGATCGGCACCCAGCTCCGCGCCCTCTCCGACCGTCCGACGACGGCCGAGCTCATCGGCATCGCATCGAAGCCGCTCTCCGTCGGTGTGTGGGCCGTGACCGGCGCGGTCGGCGCAGTGACGATCCTCATCATCGCCCCGACGCAGTCGAACGACGCGGTGAGCCTCTCCATGCTCATCATTCCCGCCGCCGCCGCTGCGCTGCTCGGCGGATTCAAGCGCCTCGACCTCGCGGTTGTCGGTGGCCTCGTCCTGGGAGTGGTGAACGGCGTGGTCGCGCAGATCAACGAACTCGCACTCGTGCGCAACTTCGTGCCGCTCCTGTTCATCGTGATACTGCTGCTCTGGTCGCAGCGGAAGGAGGTGTGGGATGCTGCTCGCTAA
- a CDS encoding ABC transporter substrate-binding protein, whose amino-acid sequence MKSRILGIAALTAAAALALTGCAGGSGGDGDAPIKLGSVNTISGPATFPEASEAAAAVFDQVNADGGINGRQIEYKAMDDKADPATATAAARELIGSDEVVGLVGGASLLDCEINAKYYEQEDVRSIQGIGVDPGCFDSPNIAPANIGPFNDTTLTMLYGSEELGLENLCVFTSVIGSTGPAYAAAVEQWSEITGKETTMIDDTVPYGGADYTPYIVKAKEAGCDGIVSNAVEPDAIGQIKAANQQGWDDVSFLFLTSTYSESFAAAVDNSAAGVYVPAEFYPFTEDNEINADWKSLMEENEITLTSFSQGGYLAATFMVEVLESIDGDITRESVNDALANMEPIDNDMLAYPYQFDQIAAQDYEPGGWPVVLKSGTNAWEQAADDWLMIPAS is encoded by the coding sequence ATGAAATCACGCATCCTGGGCATCGCCGCCCTGACTGCGGCCGCCGCGCTGGCGCTGACCGGTTGTGCCGGAGGCTCCGGCGGCGACGGCGACGCACCGATCAAGCTGGGCTCCGTCAATACCATCAGCGGTCCCGCCACCTTCCCCGAGGCGTCCGAGGCCGCTGCGGCCGTGTTCGACCAGGTGAACGCCGACGGCGGCATCAACGGTCGACAGATCGAATACAAGGCCATGGACGACAAGGCCGATCCCGCCACGGCGACCGCCGCAGCACGCGAGCTCATCGGCAGCGACGAGGTTGTCGGCCTGGTCGGCGGCGCCTCGTTGCTCGACTGCGAGATCAACGCGAAGTACTACGAGCAGGAAGACGTCCGATCGATCCAGGGCATCGGCGTCGACCCCGGGTGCTTCGACTCGCCGAACATTGCGCCCGCAAACATCGGCCCGTTCAACGACACGACCCTGACCATGCTCTACGGGTCTGAGGAGCTCGGGCTCGAGAACCTCTGCGTCTTCACGAGCGTCATCGGTTCGACCGGTCCAGCCTACGCGGCCGCCGTTGAGCAGTGGAGCGAGATCACGGGGAAAGAGACCACCATGATCGACGACACCGTCCCCTACGGCGGTGCCGACTACACGCCCTATATCGTGAAGGCCAAAGAGGCCGGCTGCGACGGCATCGTCAGCAACGCTGTCGAGCCCGACGCGATCGGGCAGATCAAGGCGGCGAATCAGCAGGGCTGGGATGACGTCTCGTTCCTGTTCCTCACCTCGACGTACAGCGAGAGCTTCGCGGCAGCGGTGGACAACAGTGCGGCAGGCGTCTACGTTCCCGCAGAGTTCTACCCCTTCACCGAAGACAACGAGATCAACGCCGACTGGAAGTCGCTGATGGAGGAGAACGAGATCACGCTCACCTCGTTCAGCCAGGGCGGCTACCTCGCCGCGACGTTCATGGTGGAGGTACTCGAGAGCATCGACGGAGACATCACCCGTGAGAGCGTCAACGACGCGCTGGCGAACATGGAGCCGATTGACAACGACATGCTCGCGTATCCCTATCAATTCGACCAGATCGCCGCCCAGGACTACGAGCCGGGCGGTTGGCCCGTCGTCCTGAAGTCGGGCACCAACGCCTGGGAGCAGGCGGCCGATGACTGGCTGATGATCCCGGCGAGCTGA
- a CDS encoding ATP-binding cassette domain-containing protein encodes MLLANRRVRAFLPVGIAVAALAVGWALSAGLSGYTVYLAISMVTASIAVLGLGVVTGSAGIIALCQLTFAAIGAWVVSWLNVAQTPGGFVVWLIAGAIVASIAGVLIGLPALRLRGVNLAVVTLGLAAAFDVLLVQTQFPGQKDGLSVERPSFFSSDREYFFFAVIVLVVCGLGVALLQRSRVGSSWKAVAFSERGTAAVGQSVRLAKLSAFAVSAALGGVSGGLLAGQVGIPYAASFTPIQSLALYILAVMSGAYLIDMAIFAGVLWVLVPELLKGWGIPQDWAFVVFGLLGIQALTSGSNLGEAIRGGFAKRAKRRSEAAAAASAADPPDVGTSVLDVFAVPEAAEPIPDDAAPVLEVRDLGVQFGELKALEAVSLRVRPRSIMGLIGPNGAGKSTFVDAVSGFLPQHTGDVTLDGNSISRLSPAARARRGLRRTFQQDRVPPQLSVEAYVRFVARERLDHDELADALAFLGCPPPSERLAHVDVGTRRLIEVAAAVLSGPRVLILDEPAAGLSHEEHLAFGHRLTRIPSRFDTAIVIIEHDLDLVRSVCTELTVLDFGRVLAQGASAEVLDDPAVIAAYMGDAEMTQ; translated from the coding sequence ATGCTGCTCGCTAATCGTCGCGTGCGCGCGTTCCTACCCGTCGGCATCGCCGTCGCCGCCCTCGCGGTGGGCTGGGCGCTGAGCGCCGGTCTCTCCGGCTACACGGTCTACCTCGCCATCAGCATGGTGACCGCCTCGATCGCGGTGCTCGGGCTCGGCGTCGTCACCGGCTCCGCCGGAATCATCGCACTGTGCCAGCTCACGTTCGCCGCCATCGGCGCCTGGGTGGTGTCCTGGCTTAACGTCGCGCAGACTCCCGGCGGCTTCGTCGTGTGGCTCATCGCGGGCGCGATCGTCGCAAGTATCGCCGGAGTACTCATCGGGCTCCCGGCGCTCCGGCTGCGCGGGGTCAATCTGGCCGTCGTGACGCTCGGTCTCGCGGCTGCCTTCGACGTGCTGCTCGTGCAGACGCAGTTCCCCGGCCAAAAAGACGGGCTCTCAGTGGAGCGTCCGTCTTTCTTCTCGAGTGACCGCGAGTACTTCTTCTTCGCGGTGATCGTGCTCGTCGTCTGCGGACTCGGTGTTGCGCTGCTGCAGCGAAGTCGCGTGGGGAGCAGCTGGAAGGCCGTCGCCTTCTCCGAGCGCGGGACCGCCGCCGTCGGGCAGAGCGTGCGCCTGGCCAAGCTGTCGGCGTTCGCGGTGAGCGCGGCACTCGGCGGAGTGTCGGGTGGGCTTCTCGCCGGCCAGGTCGGCATCCCGTACGCCGCGAGCTTCACCCCCATCCAGTCGCTTGCGCTCTACATCCTCGCGGTCATGAGCGGCGCCTACCTCATCGACATGGCGATCTTCGCCGGGGTGCTCTGGGTCCTCGTCCCCGAGCTGTTGAAGGGTTGGGGCATTCCCCAGGATTGGGCGTTCGTCGTCTTCGGTCTCCTCGGCATCCAGGCGCTCACCAGCGGATCCAACCTCGGCGAGGCGATCCGCGGCGGATTCGCGAAGCGCGCGAAACGGCGGAGCGAAGCGGCGGCGGCCGCTTCTGCCGCCGATCCGCCCGACGTGGGTACGAGCGTGCTCGATGTGTTCGCGGTACCGGAGGCGGCGGAACCGATCCCCGACGACGCCGCACCCGTGCTCGAAGTGCGCGACCTCGGAGTGCAGTTCGGCGAGCTCAAGGCCCTCGAAGCGGTCTCCCTGCGGGTCCGTCCGCGAAGCATCATGGGCTTGATCGGGCCGAACGGCGCGGGCAAATCGACCTTCGTTGACGCGGTCAGCGGTTTTCTTCCCCAGCACACGGGCGATGTCACGCTCGACGGGAACAGCATCAGCCGACTTTCGCCAGCGGCCAGGGCGAGACGCGGCCTCCGCCGGACATTCCAGCAGGATCGCGTTCCGCCTCAGTTGTCCGTCGAGGCATACGTCCGATTCGTCGCACGCGAGCGGCTCGATCACGATGAGCTTGCCGACGCGCTCGCGTTCCTCGGGTGCCCGCCGCCGAGTGAGAGGCTCGCTCACGTCGATGTCGGTACGCGCAGGCTCATCGAGGTGGCTGCTGCGGTCCTGTCAGGGCCGCGCGTGCTGATCCTCGATGAGCCGGCCGCTGGGCTCTCGCACGAGGAGCATCTCGCGTTCGGACACCGGCTGACGCGGATCCCCTCGCGCTTCGACACGGCGATCGTGATCATCGAGCATGATCTCGACCTCGTGCGCTCCGTGTGCACGGAGCTCACTGTCCTCGACTTCGGCAGGGTCCTCGCGCAGGGGGCGAGCGCCGAGGTTCTCGACGATCCTGCCGTGATCGCGGCCTACATGGGAGATGCGGAGATGACGCAATGA
- a CDS encoding MoaF C-terminal domain-containing protein, whose protein sequence is MIHARIGALDTQRKGVDDWATYDEFAAGIDTYRLPNVSLRGRTLALTLADGNVLSFSFATDTVTWSTNGSIAEPGANDPYDAVQVRSDVFFLNLPLTSRDREAVTVVWSERTGRAIVTHSRIDAEHTDGEPQVKQDFIAATLDGSAATGKAPAESRDLIGKRNLYRYSPEHLYEHVYMSTERYAWQNLQGVQRGHGDMDLSTVWKLDDALYLFCFREFRIPVASVWLHDLGYDLMTTGIFLGITGSGTSEHSRAGGHVYPLGTVAYPDVQPV, encoded by the coding sequence ATGATCCACGCGCGCATCGGAGCACTGGACACTCAACGCAAGGGCGTCGACGACTGGGCCACCTACGACGAGTTCGCAGCGGGCATCGACACCTATCGGCTGCCGAACGTATCACTGCGAGGCCGCACCCTCGCCTTGACGCTCGCGGACGGCAATGTGCTCTCCTTCTCGTTCGCCACGGACACCGTGACGTGGAGCACGAACGGTTCCATCGCGGAACCTGGCGCAAATGACCCGTACGACGCCGTGCAGGTGCGCAGCGACGTCTTCTTCCTGAACCTGCCCCTCACCTCGCGCGATCGCGAGGCAGTCACGGTCGTCTGGTCCGAACGCACCGGCCGCGCGATCGTGACGCATTCCCGCATCGATGCCGAGCACACGGATGGTGAGCCCCAGGTGAAGCAGGACTTCATCGCCGCAACGCTCGACGGGAGTGCCGCAACCGGGAAGGCACCCGCCGAATCCCGGGACCTCATCGGCAAGCGCAACCTCTACCGATACAGTCCCGAGCACCTGTACGAGCACGTTTACATGTCCACCGAGCGCTATGCCTGGCAGAACCTGCAGGGCGTGCAGCGCGGCCACGGCGATATGGATCTCTCCACCGTCTGGAAGCTCGACGACGCGCTCTACCTCTTCTGCTTCCGTGAGTTCCGCATTCCGGTGGCGAGCGTGTGGCTGCACGATCTCGGCTACGACCTCATGACCACCGGCATCTTCCTCGGCATCACTGGCAGCGGAACCTCCGAGCACTCCCGAGCAGGAGGCCACGTGTACCCGCTCGGCACCGTCGCCTACCCCGACGTGCAACCCGTCTGA
- a CDS encoding helix-turn-helix domain-containing protein yields the protein MTTAQEQNVSRADSRPTQVDSIGAFRRIVSSSFVPLEISGEERGPFMARLCSADADDVVFTEVAARPHLVERTRDTIASGGSGYYKVSLLLSGSSILVQDGKELVMRPGDLSVYDTSRPYSLLFGEDFRNLIMMFPKDRLEIPSSFTDQLTAVSLSQEHRGVSPVLTAFLSQFPGQLTHLSQPVRAKLAHTSIDLMGTLFSSILDAAPGQRDPHQVLLQKIYAYIEQHLSSGDLSPGSIAAAHYVSTRHLHSLFRQADTTVSTWIRERRLERCRTDLLDPVLAERTVSAIAARWGFTDAAHFSRVFKSAYGLSPSDLRRG from the coding sequence ATGACAACTGCACAGGAGCAGAACGTGTCTCGGGCGGACTCGCGTCCGACCCAGGTCGACAGCATCGGGGCGTTCCGTCGGATCGTATCGAGTTCATTCGTGCCGCTGGAGATCAGCGGCGAGGAGCGCGGCCCGTTCATGGCTCGGCTCTGCTCGGCGGATGCCGATGACGTGGTCTTCACCGAGGTGGCCGCCCGCCCCCATCTCGTCGAGCGCACGCGAGACACGATCGCGAGCGGAGGGAGCGGCTACTACAAGGTGAGCCTGCTGCTCTCAGGCAGCAGCATCCTGGTACAGGACGGTAAAGAACTTGTGATGCGCCCCGGCGACCTTTCGGTCTACGACACGTCGCGACCCTACTCACTGCTCTTCGGCGAGGACTTTCGGAACCTCATCATGATGTTCCCCAAGGACCGTCTCGAGATCCCCTCGTCCTTCACCGACCAGTTGACGGCCGTGTCGCTCAGCCAGGAGCACCGGGGCGTCTCCCCCGTCCTCACGGCATTCCTCTCGCAATTCCCCGGGCAACTCACTCATCTGAGCCAGCCCGTGCGCGCGAAACTCGCTCACACGAGCATCGATCTCATGGGAACGCTGTTCTCGAGCATCCTTGACGCTGCTCCCGGTCAGCGCGACCCCCACCAGGTGCTCCTGCAGAAGATCTACGCCTACATCGAACAACACCTCTCATCGGGTGACCTCTCGCCCGGCTCCATCGCAGCAGCCCACTATGTTTCGACTCGTCATCTGCACTCGCTGTTCCGGCAGGCCGACACCACGGTCTCCACGTGGATCCGCGAGCGACGACTCGAGCGCTGCCGGACGGATCTGCTTGATCCCGTGCTCGCCGAACGCACGGTCTCCGCGATAGCGGCACGCTGGGGCTTTACCGACGCGGCGCATTTCAGCCGTGTCTTCAAATCGGCGTACGGCCTCTCACCGAGCGACCTGCGCCGCGGCTGA
- a CDS encoding aspartate aminotransferase family protein encodes MTSNADLIARRNATIGPYSPLFYTEPLQFVSAHGVWLTEANGERYLDGYNNVPHVGHANERVVGALCSQAATLNIHTRYLNERVVDYSERLLATFAPELDRVLYGNSGSEANELALRISRQLTGATGVIVSDYSYHGTTITLAELTTGLKTREPLGAHVRTLRIPDLDRDDRPEAEVLAATLAELDAAIDSLQEHGFGVSACLFDPLFSTEGMPRLPEGLIAGIVDRVRGAGGLVIADEVQSGFGRTGTHMWGHEYAGMSPDLVTMGKPMGNGHPMSGVVTSEAVLDAFGSRNEFFNTFAGNPVSAAVGEAVLLEMEEKQLMTRARGLGETAGSRFREFAEQYDFVRSAKGAGLFLGLDFAIDGAPAPELAKQVVESMKRRNVLISRIGRDESVLKVRPPLAFSSDELPILLDALDESLAEV; translated from the coding sequence ATGACCTCGAACGCCGATCTCATCGCCCGCCGCAACGCCACTATCGGGCCCTACTCCCCCCTGTTCTACACCGAGCCGCTGCAGTTCGTCTCAGCGCACGGCGTCTGGCTGACCGAGGCGAACGGCGAGCGGTATCTCGACGGCTACAACAATGTGCCGCACGTCGGCCACGCCAATGAGCGGGTGGTCGGTGCGCTGTGCTCCCAGGCCGCCACCCTGAACATCCACACCCGCTACCTCAACGAGCGGGTGGTCGACTACTCCGAGCGGCTGCTCGCAACGTTCGCGCCCGAGCTCGACCGGGTGCTCTACGGCAATTCCGGTTCCGAAGCGAATGAGCTCGCGCTCCGCATCTCACGGCAGCTCACGGGCGCGACCGGCGTCATCGTCTCCGACTACAGCTACCACGGCACGACGATCACGCTCGCGGAACTCACGACGGGCCTCAAGACGCGCGAACCGCTCGGCGCCCACGTGCGCACGCTCAGGATCCCCGATCTCGATCGCGACGACCGACCCGAGGCCGAAGTACTTGCCGCGACCCTCGCCGAGCTCGATGCCGCCATCGACTCGCTCCAGGAGCACGGTTTCGGGGTCTCCGCCTGTCTGTTCGATCCGCTCTTCTCGACCGAGGGAATGCCTCGGCTCCCCGAGGGGCTCATCGCGGGCATCGTCGACCGAGTGCGCGGCGCGGGCGGTCTCGTCATCGCGGATGAGGTGCAGAGCGGGTTCGGCCGCACCGGCACCCACATGTGGGGCCACGAGTACGCCGGCATGAGCCCGGACCTCGTCACGATGGGCAAGCCCATGGGCAACGGCCACCCCATGTCCGGCGTCGTGACCAGTGAAGCCGTGCTCGACGCGTTCGGGTCGCGCAACGAGTTCTTCAACACGTTCGCGGGCAACCCCGTCTCGGCGGCGGTCGGCGAAGCCGTCCTCCTCGAGATGGAGGAGAAGCAGCTCATGACCCGCGCTCGCGGGCTCGGTGAGACTGCCGGCTCCCGCTTCCGCGAGTTCGCCGAGCAGTACGATTTCGTGCGCTCCGCGAAGGGGGCCGGCCTCTTCCTCGGACTCGACTTCGCCATCGACGGGGCCCCGGCACCCGAACTCGCCAAGCAGGTCGTTGAATCGATGAAGCGCCGCAACGTATTGATCTCGCGCATCGGCCGCGACGAGAGCGTGCTGAAGGTCAGGCCCCCGCTCGCGTTCAGCTCGGATGAGCTGCCGATCCTGCTCGACGCACTGGATGAGTCACTCGCCGAGGTGTAA
- a CDS encoding ABC transporter ATP-binding protein, producing MSELQLSGVTVSRGAGPVISGVDLTLRAGEIVALVGPNGAGKTSLLESISGVIGHSSGDIAVDGESITKWKRVQRSRAGIAHIEQGRAIFPSLTVRENILLTAKTTAALEDVLHSFPELEKRIDSQAVLLSGGEQQMVVLARAFAARPRFLLIDEMSLGLAPVVFMRLLPLVEQIAESGVGVLLVEQFTHLALGIADDAMVLASGRVTQPQGPARRLQEDDGLLRSAYLGG from the coding sequence ATGAGCGAACTGCAACTGAGTGGGGTCACGGTCAGCCGCGGGGCAGGACCGGTGATCTCAGGCGTCGACCTGACCCTGCGCGCCGGCGAGATCGTCGCCCTCGTCGGCCCGAACGGGGCGGGGAAGACGAGCCTCCTGGAATCCATCTCCGGCGTAATCGGGCACTCGAGCGGAGACATCGCCGTCGACGGCGAGTCGATTACGAAGTGGAAGCGAGTGCAGCGGTCGCGTGCCGGAATCGCGCACATCGAGCAGGGCCGCGCGATCTTCCCATCGCTCACTGTGCGGGAGAATATCCTGCTCACGGCGAAGACCACAGCTGCCCTGGAGGACGTACTGCACTCGTTCCCCGAGCTCGAGAAGCGGATCGACTCGCAGGCCGTGCTCCTCTCCGGGGGTGAGCAGCAGATGGTCGTGCTCGCGCGGGCGTTCGCTGCGCGGCCACGCTTCCTTCTCATCGACGAGATGTCGCTAGGGCTCGCACCCGTCGTGTTCATGCGGCTGCTCCCGCTCGTGGAGCAGATCGCCGAATCCGGCGTCGGTGTGCTCCTCGTCGAACAATTCACCCACCTCGCTCTCGGCATCGCCGATGATGCAATGGTGCTGGCGAGCGGGCGGGTCACCCAGCCGCAGGGCCCTGCCCGCCGACTCCAGGAGGACGACGGACTGCTCCGCTCGGCCTACCTCGGTGGATAG